One genomic window of Eptesicus fuscus isolate TK198812 chromosome 6, DD_ASM_mEF_20220401, whole genome shotgun sequence includes the following:
- the LOC103301031 gene encoding olfactory receptor 7A10-like, translated as MYLVTVLGNLFIILAVSSDSHLHTPMYFFLSNLSLVDICFTSTTVPKMLVNIQTQSKAITYEGCITQMYFFILFAVLDNFILTVMAYDRFVAICHPLHYMVTMNPRLCGLLVLVSWIMSVLNSLLESLMVLQLSFCSDLEIPHFFCEINQMVQLACSDTFLNNIIMYFTAGMLVGGPLAGILYSYSKIISSIHGIPSAQGKYKAFSTCASHLSVVSLFYGTLLGVYLSSTASRSSHSSTTASVMYTVVTPMLNPFIYSLRNKDIKRALERFIGR; from the coding sequence ATGTACCTGGTCACTGTGCTTGGAAACCTGTTCATCATCTTGGCCGTCAGctcagactcccacctccacacacccatgtacttcttcctctccaacctgtccttggtagacatctgtttcacctccaccaccGTCCCAAAGATGCTTGTGAacatccagacacagagcaaagcCATCACCTATGAAGGCTGCATCACTCAGATGTATTTTTTCATACTCTTTGCAGTGTTGGACAACTTTATCCTGActgtgatggcctatgaccggtttgtggccatctgccaccccctGCACTACATGGTCACCATGAATCCCCGGCTCTGTGGACTGCTGGTTCTGGTGTCTTGGATAATGAGTGTCCTGAATTCCTTGTTAGAAAGCTTAATGGTGTTACAGCTGTCCTTCTGTTCAGACTTGGAAATCCCCCACTTTTTCTGTGAAATCAATCAGATGGTACAACTTGCCTGTTCTGACACATTTCTTAACaatattataatgtattttacAGCTGGGATGCTAGTTGGTGGTCCCCTTGCTGGGATCCTTTACTCTTACTCCAAGATCATTTCCTCCATACATGGAATCCCATCAGCTCAgggaaaatataaagcattttctaCCTGTGCATCTCACCTCTCAGTTGTCTCCTTATTTTATGGTACGCTCCTAGGAGTGTATCTCAGCTCTACTGCTTCCCGGAGCTCACACTCAAGTACAACAGCCTCGGTCATGTACACTGTGGTcacacccatgctgaaccccttcatctacagtctCAGGAACAAGGACATAAAGAGGGCCTTGGAAAGATTCATTGGCAGATAA